CTCAATCAGCGTGAGTTGCTTAGTAGCCCTACAATCGACATCTTGGATGCGAGCCTCAGAATTGTATTGGATCCACATTTATCTCTAGAGCCCTAATAGCCTCCTAATAATTAAGCAAAATAGTTCAAACTAACTGATCTAGAGCTTGATCCAAGCCACAAAGAGGCAGTGAAGCAAACTCAGGACTAGTAACTAACGAGAGGTCATGCTCTACCGGATAAGAGAGATTGGCTTCAGCGCGAGTCTTCGTCGCCAGTAGGTCTAAGGGCATACCTAACCGCTCGGCAAAGCCAGCTGCGATTTGCATCCGGTTAACTCGCTGCGGCCCTGCTAAATGCAAGAGGCCTGCTCGCGGTTGTTGTAGGCACTGAGCCAGGGCACGAACAGCATCCGCGACCAACAGAGGCGTGCGAAATTGGTCACTAAAAATTGTGGTTGTACGCCCCGCCTGCCATTCGCTCTCCAGCCAACTCAAAAAGCCCCAGCCTCGCCGTAATAGTAAGCTCAGCCGCACAATTGTTGCTTGTGGATAAACAGCTAGCAACTGTTGCTCAGCCGTCCACTTGGTCTGGCCATAAACTGTGCGTGGTGCTGGCTGGTCAGTGGTTCGATACTGCCCCTGCTCACCATCGAACACCATGTCAGTTGAGGTGAAAATTAGCGGAATCTGCTGCTCACAGGCATAACGCCCCAACACAGCAGTAGCTTCGACATTAGTGCGGTAAGCCAAATCAGGCTGTCGTTGACAGTCAGCCACGCGGGACAGCGCAGCCGCATGCACAATCGCATCGAAGGGCCTTAAAGCCATGAGGTGATCTATCAGCCTTAGCGCTGTCAAATCGACCTCGGCACGACTGAGCGCGACCAACTCGTCCTCAGCCTGAGGCCATTGCTCGATCAGAGCACTGCCCAGCATG
The Leptolyngbya sp. FACHB-261 DNA segment above includes these coding regions:
- a CDS encoding SDR family oxidoreductase; its protein translation is MRILITGATGMLGSALIEQWPQAEDELVALSRAEVDLTALRLIDHLMALRPFDAIVHAAALSRVADCQRQPDLAYRTNVEATAVLGRYACEQQIPLIFTSTDMVFDGEQGQYRTTDQPAPRTVYGQTKWTAEQQLLAVYPQATIVRLSLLLRRGWGFLSWLESEWQAGRTTTIFSDQFRTPLLVADAVRALAQCLQQPRAGLLHLAGPQRVNRMQIAAGFAERLGMPLDLLATKTRAEANLSYPVEHDLSLVTSPEFASLPLCGLDQALDQLV